The Marivivens sp. LCG002 genome contains a region encoding:
- the ettA gene encoding energy-dependent translational throttle protein EttA produces MANYQFVYFMDGVTKTYPGGKKVFENIRLNFLPGVKIGVVGVNGAGKSTLLKIMAGMDKDFSGEAWAAEGARVGYLPQEPHLEESLNVRENVMLGVAAKKAILDRYNELAMNYSDETADEMARLQDEIDSQNLWDLDSQIDVAMEALRCPPDDADVTVLSGGERRRVALCKLLLEAPDMLLLDEPTNHLDAETIAWLQQHLIDYKGTILCVTHDRYFLDSITGWILELDRGRGIPYEGNYSSWLDQKAKRLEQEAREDKAKQKTLERELEWIRQGAKARQAKQKARINAYNELADQSERERVGKAQIVIPNGPRLGGKVVEVSGLTKAMGDKLLIENLEFSIPPGGIVGVIGPNGAGKSTLFRMITGQETPDAGTIEIGDTVQMSYVDQSRDSLDANKTVWEEISGGAELIALGDAEVNSRAYCGSFNFKGGDQQKKVGLLSGGERNRVHMAKLLKSGGNLLLLDEPTNDLDVETLRALEDALTDFAGCAIVISHDRFFLDRICTHILAFEGDAHVEWFQGNFEDYEEDKKRRLGPDALEPKRLKHKKFTR; encoded by the coding sequence ATGGCCAATTACCAGTTCGTCTATTTCATGGACGGCGTGACCAAGACCTACCCCGGCGGGAAGAAGGTCTTCGAGAACATCCGTCTCAACTTCCTCCCCGGTGTAAAGATCGGTGTCGTCGGTGTGAACGGCGCGGGTAAATCCACCCTGCTCAAGATCATGGCAGGCATGGACAAGGATTTCTCGGGCGAAGCCTGGGCCGCCGAAGGCGCACGCGTGGGCTATCTCCCGCAGGAACCGCACCTTGAAGAGAGCCTGAACGTGCGTGAAAACGTCATGCTCGGCGTCGCCGCCAAAAAGGCGATCCTTGATCGCTATAACGAACTGGCTATGAACTATTCGGACGAGACCGCCGACGAGATGGCCCGTCTTCAGGACGAGATCGACAGCCAGAACCTCTGGGACCTCGACAGCCAGATCGACGTCGCAATGGAAGCGCTCCGCTGTCCGCCCGATGATGCCGATGTGACCGTTCTTTCGGGCGGTGAACGTCGCCGCGTTGCGCTCTGCAAGCTGCTTCTCGAAGCACCCGACATGCTGCTCCTCGACGAACCGACCAACCACCTTGATGCGGAAACCATCGCGTGGCTGCAACAGCACCTCATCGACTACAAGGGCACCATCCTTTGCGTCACCCACGACCGTTACTTCCTCGACTCGATCACGGGTTGGATTCTGGAACTCGACCGTGGCCGCGGCATTCCCTACGAAGGCAACTACTCCTCGTGGCTTGACCAGAAAGCCAAGCGTCTCGAGCAGGAAGCCCGCGAAGACAAGGCCAAGCAAAAGACCCTCGAGCGCGAACTTGAATGGATTCGTCAGGGGGCAAAGGCACGTCAGGCCAAGCAAAAGGCCCGTATCAACGCCTATAACGAGCTGGCCGATCAGTCCGAGCGCGAGCGCGTCGGCAAGGCCCAGATCGTTATTCCCAACGGTCCGCGTCTTGGCGGCAAGGTCGTCGAAGTTTCGGGTCTCACCAAAGCCATGGGCGACAAGCTCCTGATTGAAAATCTCGAGTTCTCGATCCCCCCGGGCGGCATCGTGGGTGTGATCGGTCCGAACGGCGCAGGTAAATCGACGCTCTTTCGTATGATCACCGGTCAGGAAACCCCTGATGCCGGCACCATCGAGATCGGCGACACTGTCCAGATGTCCTATGTGGACCAGAGCCGCGACAGCCTCGACGCCAACAAAACCGTTTGGGAAGAGATTTCGGGCGGCGCCGAGCTTATCGCGCTCGGTGACGCGGAAGTGAACTCCCGCGCCTATTGCGGCTCGTTCAACTTCAAGGGCGGCGACCAGCAAAAGAAAGTCGGCCTTCTGTCGGGCGGTGAACGCAACCGCGTCCACATGGCCAAGCTTCTGAAATCGGGCGGCAACCTTCTGCTCCTCGACGAACCGACCAACGACCTCGACGTGGAAACGCTCCGTGCACTCGAAGACGCGCTGACCGATTTTGCTGGCTGCGCGATCGTCATCTCGCACGACCGCTTCTTCCTCGACCGTATCTGCACGCACATTCTCGCCTTTGAAGGCGATGCGCATGTGGAATGGTTCCAAGGCAACTTCGAAGACTATGAAGAAGACAAAAAGCGTCGCCTTGGCCCCGATGCGCTTGAACCCAAGCGCCTCAAGCACAAGAAGTTCACGCGCTGA
- the mgrA gene encoding L-glyceraldehyde 3-phosphate reductase has protein sequence MTYVPASDRYERMVYRRCGNSGVKLPAISLGLWHNFGHDTPHETKRAICRTAFDNGITHFDLANNYGPPPGSAEHAFGSILKEDFAGYRDELIISSKAGYLMWDGPYGEWGSRKYLVASCDQSLKRMGLEYVDIFYSHRFDPDTPLEETMQALDYIVRSGRALYAGISSYSAERTREAVAILKDLGTPCLIHQPSYNMLNRWVERDGLKETLRELGVGSIAFTPLAQGMLTNKYLNGTPEGSRATQGKSLNPNMLSENAIKNIRKLNEIAESRGQTLAQMAIAWVLREGGITTALIGASKPSQVEDCVGAIKNLEFTKEELALIDEYADEEKINLWAKSAELDS, from the coding sequence ATGACTTATGTTCCCGCGAGTGACCGCTATGAGCGGATGGTTTATCGTCGTTGTGGCAATTCGGGCGTAAAGCTTCCTGCTATTTCGCTGGGGCTCTGGCATAACTTCGGGCATGACACGCCGCACGAAACCAAACGCGCCATTTGCCGGACGGCTTTCGACAACGGCATCACGCACTTCGATCTTGCCAACAACTATGGCCCGCCCCCCGGTTCGGCGGAACATGCCTTTGGTTCGATCCTGAAAGAGGATTTCGCGGGCTATCGCGACGAGCTGATCATTTCGTCCAAGGCGGGGTATCTGATGTGGGACGGCCCCTATGGTGAATGGGGAAGCCGCAAATATCTCGTTGCGTCCTGTGACCAATCGCTCAAGCGGATGGGGCTCGAGTATGTCGATATTTTCTATTCCCACCGCTTCGACCCCGACACCCCTCTCGAAGAGACGATGCAAGCGCTCGATTATATCGTGCGGTCGGGCCGTGCGCTTTATGCGGGTATCTCGTCCTATAGCGCCGAGCGCACCCGCGAGGCTGTGGCGATCCTAAAGGATCTCGGCACGCCCTGCCTGATCCATCAACCCTCTTACAATATGCTCAATCGTTGGGTCGAGCGGGACGGGCTCAAGGAGACGCTGCGTGAACTTGGTGTCGGTTCGATCGCCTTTACGCCTTTGGCACAGGGAATGCTGACGAACAAATATCTCAACGGCACGCCCGAAGGGAGCCGCGCGACCCAAGGCAAGAGCCTCAACCCGAACATGCTCTCGGAGAATGCGATCAAGAACATCCGCAAACTCAACGAGATTGCCGAAAGCCGCGGTCAGACCCTGGCGCAGATGGCGATTGCTTGGGTGCTTCGCGAGGGCGGGATAACGACTGCGCTCATCGGGGCATCCAAACCTTCGCAAGTCGAGGATTGCGTCGGCGCGATCAAGAACCTCGAGTTCACCAAAGAAGAGCTGGCTCTCATCGACGAATATGCCGACGAGGAAAAGATCAATCTTTGGGCCAAGTCCGCAGAACTCGACAGTTAA
- a CDS encoding nicotinate-nucleotide adenylyltransferase — MMRGFPPAEAGMVIGLLGGSFDPAHAGHVHVTKAALKRFGLDRIWWLVSPGNPLKSRGPAAMQTRLDFARKVMRHPRVTITDIEARLGTRYTAETLAKLTRIYPNVTFVWLMGADNLAQLDQWQDWRSIMERVPVGVLARPGERIAARLSKAARIYAHARISPYYARRLADGQAPRWAFINIPMTDMSSSAIRARGDWS, encoded by the coding sequence ATGATGCGTGGATTTCCACCTGCCGAGGCGGGAATGGTGATTGGGTTGCTGGGCGGATCTTTCGATCCTGCGCATGCGGGGCATGTGCATGTGACCAAGGCGGCTCTCAAGCGCTTCGGGCTCGATCGTATCTGGTGGCTGGTCAGTCCGGGCAACCCGCTCAAGTCGCGCGGACCTGCTGCGATGCAGACCCGTCTGGATTTTGCCCGCAAGGTCATGCGTCATCCGCGCGTTACGATTACGGACATCGAGGCCCGTCTCGGTACGCGCTACACCGCCGAAACCCTCGCAAAGCTCACCCGTATTTACCCGAATGTGACATTTGTCTGGTTGATGGGCGCCGACAATCTCGCACAGCTGGACCAATGGCAGGATTGGCGCTCGATCATGGAGCGCGTGCCGGTAGGCGTTCTCGCAAGGCCGGGAGAGCGCATCGCGGCGCGTCTGTCCAAGGCTGCGCGCATCTATGCCCATGCCCGCATTTCACCCTATTACGCGCGACGCTTGGCGGATGGACAGGCCCCGCGTTGGGCGTTCATCAATATTCCGATGACCGATATGTCATCGAGCGCCATTCGGGCGCGTGGAGACTGGAGCTAG
- the dacB gene encoding D-alanyl-D-alanine carboxypeptidase/D-alanyl-D-alanine-endopeptidase, which yields MTRQRAKTGSRLTGSLSRRFVLSGLVSGAASVVAAAPLSSLRPQLRPDPSVVRGPQARPSLEDTVRQADLGGLTGIALADVVSGTFVEGHLANVPLPPASVTKVFSSYYALEVLGPDFTFETRLLALGEVTGGVLNGDLALVGGGDPTLQTDDLAEMAKALAATGIKEVNGAFKVWGGALPSVYEIDTGQLDYLGYNPAISGLNLNFNRVYFEWTPVADGYKVSMDARSELYRPEVQIARMQVVERDLPIYTYSNANNRDDWSVAKRALGTSGSRWLPVRYPELYTGEAFRALAAGMGVKLGAPQRVAERPEGRELVVHRSEPLVKVAQDCLKFSTNITAEVMGLTASTKVSGARPEGLAGSGQVMRDWIRARVDIRPTFVDHSGLGDRTRVSAEDMVKFLGSNGVYDRMGPLLKPVRVKDAKGSPVENPSARVNAKTGTLNFVSALAGYIERDGGTPLAFATFAADLPSRTAAKGSPDEVPSGASSWNGRARQLQHDLLRRWSVR from the coding sequence ATGACGCGGCAAAGGGCGAAAACGGGGAGCAGACTGACCGGATCGCTTTCGCGCCGATTTGTCCTTTCGGGTCTTGTGTCGGGGGCAGCATCGGTCGTAGCCGCGGCCCCGTTGTCCTCGCTACGTCCGCAACTGCGGCCTGACCCCTCGGTCGTGCGCGGTCCGCAAGCGCGGCCATCGCTGGAAGACACCGTCCGTCAAGCCGACTTGGGCGGGCTTACGGGCATCGCCCTTGCGGATGTCGTCTCGGGGACGTTTGTCGAAGGGCATCTTGCCAATGTGCCGCTTCCGCCCGCGAGCGTGACCAAGGTTTTCAGCAGCTATTACGCGCTCGAGGTGCTTGGCCCCGATTTCACCTTTGAAACCCGACTTCTCGCCTTGGGAGAGGTGACGGGCGGTGTGTTGAACGGCGATCTTGCTCTGGTCGGAGGCGGGGACCCGACGCTTCAGACGGATGATCTTGCCGAGATGGCCAAGGCGCTTGCCGCCACGGGCATCAAAGAGGTCAATGGCGCGTTCAAGGTATGGGGCGGCGCTTTGCCGTCGGTCTACGAGATAGACACGGGTCAACTCGACTATCTCGGCTATAACCCTGCTATTTCGGGTCTGAACCTCAATTTCAATCGGGTGTATTTCGAATGGACCCCCGTGGCGGACGGCTACAAAGTCAGCATGGATGCCCGAAGCGAGCTTTATCGCCCCGAGGTCCAGATCGCCCGCATGCAGGTGGTCGAGCGTGATTTGCCGATCTATACCTATTCCAACGCAAACAACCGCGATGACTGGTCGGTTGCAAAGCGGGCGCTGGGCACATCGGGGAGCCGCTGGCTCCCTGTCCGCTATCCCGAACTTTACACAGGCGAGGCGTTTCGTGCCCTAGCCGCTGGAATGGGGGTCAAGCTCGGTGCGCCGCAGCGCGTGGCTGAGCGTCCCGAGGGACGCGAACTTGTCGTCCACCGCTCCGAACCCTTGGTCAAGGTCGCGCAGGACTGCCTCAAGTTTTCAACCAACATCACCGCCGAGGTGATGGGTCTGACAGCGTCGACCAAAGTTTCGGGAGCACGTCCCGAGGGTCTTGCGGGTTCAGGGCAGGTGATGCGCGACTGGATCCGTGCGCGCGTCGACATACGTCCGACCTTTGTCGATCACTCGGGTCTTGGCGACCGGACACGGGTCAGCGCCGAAGACATGGTGAAGTTCCTTGGCTCAAACGGAGTCTATGACCGTATGGGCCCACTTTTGAAACCTGTGCGCGTCAAGGATGCCAAGGGAAGCCCCGTCGAGAACCCCTCTGCGCGGGTGAATGCCAAGACGGGGACGCTCAATTTCGTATCCGCACTTGCGGGCTATATCGAAAGAGACGGGGGCACGCCTCTGGCCTTTGCGACCTTTGCCGCCGATCTTCCCTCTCGGACGGCGGCAAAAGGGTCGCCAGACGAGGTGCCGAGCGGCGCGTCATCCTGGAATGGCAGGGCGCGCCAGCTTCAACACGATCTCTTGCGGCGCTGGTCGGTGCGTTAG
- a CDS encoding tellurite resistance TerB family protein has product MIEDAPMTAQDALVALMIAVSVSDQDIRTSELIKINNAVNHLPIFAEYDEERLPRMSELIFDLLEQEDGLDALFGLIRDALPEKLFETAYALSCDVAAADGRIEGPEARMLEEIRLELDIDRLHAAAIERGARARHMTL; this is encoded by the coding sequence ATGATCGAAGACGCCCCAATGACTGCTCAGGATGCGCTCGTCGCGCTCATGATTGCCGTTTCCGTATCGGATCAGGACATCCGCACCTCGGAACTCATCAAGATCAACAATGCCGTAAACCATTTGCCGATTTTCGCGGAATACGACGAAGAACGTCTCCCCCGCATGTCGGAACTCATCTTTGATCTTTTGGAACAAGAGGACGGACTGGATGCGCTTTTCGGGCTGATCCGCGATGCTCTCCCTGAAAAGCTGTTCGAAACGGCCTATGCACTGTCTTGTGATGTCGCCGCAGCCGATGGCCGGATCGAGGGTCCCGAGGCTCGGATGCTTGAGGAAATCAGGCTCGAGCTTGATATCGACAGGCTACACGCGGCGGCCATCGAGCGGGGCGCACGTGCCCGTCACATGACGCTCTAA
- a CDS encoding lysine--tRNA ligase, which produces MSELRDAAMTSKAWPFEEARAVLKRYEKAPPEKGYVLFETGYGPSGLPHIGTFGEVLRTTMIRRAFETISDIPTRLICFSDDLDGMRKVPGNVPNQEMLKANEQKPLTSVPDPFEEFESFGHHNNAMLRRFLDTFGFEYEFYSATEFYKSGQFDEVLKRAVDKYEDIMKVMLKSLRDERASTYSIFLPIHPETGRVLYVPMKSVNKDDYTITFDDEDGKEWTLPVTGGNVKLQWKPDFGARWAALGVDFEMYGKDHSTNTPIYDRICEILGMKAPEHFTYELFLDANGEKISKSKGNGISIDEWLTYASTESLSYFMFLKPKTAKRLHFDIIPKMVDEYHQQLRAYPTQDIAGQLANPVYHIHNGNVPESKMVVPFSMLLNLASVSAAEDKDQLWGFIQRYAPEATPEGNPDMDQAAGFAVRYYNDFVKPTKKFRLPTDQERGALENLVAALRDEKVALEAIAKKNADAGNADEALPTVDWQDEEFLQSIVFAIGKNHGFEPLRAWFSCLYEVLLGAEQGPRFGGFIALYGIEESIQLIEDGLAGKLVG; this is translated from the coding sequence ATGTCCGAACTTCGTGACGCAGCGATGACGAGCAAGGCCTGGCCCTTTGAAGAAGCGCGCGCTGTTCTCAAACGTTATGAAAAAGCGCCCCCCGAAAAGGGATACGTCCTTTTCGAAACGGGCTATGGCCCCTCGGGTCTGCCGCATATCGGCACCTTCGGCGAAGTGCTTCGCACGACGATGATCCGCCGTGCGTTCGAGACGATTTCTGACATTCCTACCCGTCTGATCTGTTTCTCGGATGACCTTGACGGGATGCGCAAAGTTCCGGGCAACGTTCCGAACCAAGAGATGCTCAAGGCGAACGAACAAAAGCCGCTGACCTCGGTGCCCGATCCGTTCGAAGAATTCGAAAGCTTTGGCCATCACAACAACGCCATGCTCCGCCGCTTCCTCGATACCTTCGGTTTCGAGTATGAATTCTATTCGGCAACCGAATTCTACAAGTCCGGCCAGTTCGACGAAGTGCTCAAGCGCGCAGTCGATAAATACGAAGACATCATGAAGGTAATGCTGAAATCGCTCCGCGACGAACGCGCATCGACCTATTCGATCTTCCTTCCGATCCATCCCGAAACGGGCCGTGTTCTCTATGTGCCGATGAAGTCGGTCAACAAAGACGACTACACCATCACCTTTGACGACGAAGACGGCAAGGAATGGACGCTCCCAGTCACAGGCGGCAACGTCAAACTCCAGTGGAAGCCCGACTTCGGCGCGCGCTGGGCGGCTCTTGGCGTGGACTTCGAGATGTATGGCAAGGATCACTCGACCAATACGCCGATCTATGACCGTATTTGTGAAATCCTCGGGATGAAAGCGCCCGAGCATTTCACCTATGAGCTTTTCCTTGATGCGAACGGCGAGAAAATCTCCAAATCCAAGGGCAACGGTATCTCGATCGACGAATGGCTGACCTATGCCTCGACCGAGTCCCTGTCGTACTTCATGTTCCTCAAGCCCAAGACCGCAAAGCGTCTGCACTTTGATATCATCCCCAAGATGGTGGACGAGTATCACCAGCAGCTTCGGGCCTATCCGACACAGGATATCGCAGGACAGCTCGCGAACCCCGTCTACCACATCCACAACGGCAACGTGCCCGAGTCCAAGATGGTGGTTCCGTTCTCGATGCTCCTCAACCTTGCGTCGGTTTCCGCGGCCGAAGACAAGGACCAGCTTTGGGGCTTTATCCAGCGTTATGCCCCCGAGGCGACCCCCGAGGGCAATCCCGACATGGATCAAGCCGCAGGCTTTGCCGTGCGCTATTACAACGACTTCGTCAAACCGACGAAGAAGTTCCGTCTGCCGACCGATCAAGAGCGCGGCGCGCTCGAGAACCTTGTCGCGGCGCTGCGTGATGAAAAGGTCGCTCTTGAAGCCATCGCCAAGAAGAACGCCGATGCCGGCAATGCGGACGAGGCTTTGCCGACCGTCGACTGGCAGGACGAAGAGTTCCTTCAGTCCATCGTTTTCGCCATCGGCAAAAACCACGGGTTCGAGCCGCTTCGTGCTTGGTTCTCTTGCCTTTACGAAGTGCTCTTGGGTGCTGAACAGGGTCCGCGTTTCGGCGGGTTCATCGCGCTCTACGGCATCGAAGAGAGCATCCAGTTGATCGAAGACGGTCTCGCAGGAAAGCTTGTCGGCTAA
- a CDS encoding DUF4336 domain-containing protein → MCVTYEPLDTLKPIGSDIWIVDGPAISFYKLPFSTRMTIVRLQNGSVWVHSPIRLTEELAQTIEALGPVVALIAPNWIHYAYVNEWKERFPEALIYAAPGVEARAKKHGLDIKVDVHLGQGAETAWRGEIAQMIVEGSKVHREAVFFHEASKTLILTDLIENFEPHKLPFFMRWVVRFVGLAAPNGKMPPDMRATFRGNESLLRNAVLRMINWRPHRIVVAHGKIIDLDAVAHLRRAFASVLD, encoded by the coding sequence ATGTGTGTTACCTACGAGCCTCTTGATACGCTCAAACCCATCGGTTCGGATATCTGGATCGTCGATGGCCCCGCGATCAGTTTTTATAAACTGCCGTTTTCGACCCGAATGACCATCGTGCGGCTCCAAAACGGGTCCGTTTGGGTGCATTCCCCCATCCGTCTCACCGAAGAGCTTGCCCAGACAATAGAGGCACTTGGCCCCGTTGTTGCGCTCATTGCGCCGAATTGGATCCACTACGCCTATGTGAACGAATGGAAAGAGCGGTTCCCCGAGGCTTTGATCTATGCCGCTCCGGGGGTTGAAGCGCGGGCCAAGAAGCACGGTCTCGACATCAAGGTCGATGTGCATCTGGGGCAGGGTGCCGAAACAGCTTGGCGCGGCGAAATTGCGCAAATGATCGTCGAAGGAAGCAAGGTCCACCGCGAGGCAGTCTTTTTCCATGAGGCCTCCAAGACGCTCATCCTCACCGACCTGATCGAGAATTTCGAACCCCACAAATTACCGTTTTTCATGCGCTGGGTCGTCCGTTTCGTCGGGCTTGCTGCGCCGAACGGTAAAATGCCCCCTGACATGCGGGCGACATTCCGCGGCAACGAGAGCCTCCTTAGAAACGCGGTTTTGCGGATGATCAACTGGCGCCCCCATCGGATTGTGGTCGCGCATGGCAAGATCATTGATCTGGACGCCGTTGCGCACCTCCGCCGCGCCTTTGCCTCGGTTCTGGATTGA
- a CDS encoding DUF4864 domain-containing protein, which produces MRAFITAFFVMFSSVFAAQAQEEPSLVIQQQLDAFTSRDVNQAFSFASPMIQGMFQSPSNFGQMVEFGYPMVWNNSETRFLDKREFQNGDVIMQKVMIRDQAGALHILEYQMVRLPQGWKINGVELLKPPQVGA; this is translated from the coding sequence ATGCGCGCTTTTATAACTGCTTTTTTCGTGATGTTTTCCTCTGTGTTTGCTGCGCAGGCGCAAGAGGAACCGAGCTTGGTGATCCAACAACAGCTTGATGCTTTTACGTCCCGTGATGTGAATCAAGCGTTCTCTTTCGCGAGCCCGATGATCCAAGGTATGTTCCAGTCACCGAGCAATTTCGGGCAGATGGTCGAATTCGGTTATCCGATGGTCTGGAACAACAGTGAGACGCGGTTTCTCGACAAACGCGAGTTCCAGAACGGCGATGTCATCATGCAGAAGGTCATGATCCGCGATCAGGCGGGCGCGCTCCATATCCTTGAATATCAGATGGTTCGCCTGCCTCAGGGATGGAAGATCAACGGCGTCGAGCTGCTCAAACCGCCGCAGGTCGGGGCCTGA
- a CDS encoding DUF4130 domain-containing protein, which yields MPEILLPSIGTLTLWRRHAKRLIYDRIPPEDVVWRLDDAPVVDLDLPPAPAMFRLRVSERFLELSSRAIWHSSPQRFALLYDLLWRLRLAPKLASDTSDPTVAALIDMELAVERQKMILRKQLRFENCGGALVAQVAPKHPVLEAMAPSLAQRYHSFDWVIHAPEITLRHRDGVLKLGAGVGEITRRKPIATPIDAPMLPGFEDQAPTCGGLSSSTPLIFHP from the coding sequence ATGCCTGAAATTCTTTTGCCAAGCATCGGAACTTTGACCCTTTGGCGTCGACACGCCAAACGACTGATCTATGACCGTATTCCGCCAGAAGACGTCGTCTGGAGGCTGGATGATGCACCGGTTGTCGATCTCGATTTGCCCCCTGCCCCTGCAATGTTCCGGCTTCGCGTCAGTGAGAGGTTTCTGGAATTAAGCAGCCGCGCGATCTGGCATTCCTCGCCCCAAAGGTTCGCTTTGCTTTACGATCTTCTTTGGCGGCTGCGGCTGGCGCCGAAATTGGCCTCGGATACCTCCGATCCGACCGTGGCTGCGCTGATAGATATGGAACTGGCGGTCGAGCGGCAAAAGATGATCCTGCGCAAACAGCTTCGGTTCGAGAACTGCGGTGGTGCGCTTGTTGCGCAGGTTGCGCCCAAACATCCCGTTCTCGAAGCCATGGCCCCGAGCCTTGCCCAGCGATACCATTCGTTTGATTGGGTGATCCATGCACCCGAAATCACCCTGCGCCATCGCGACGGCGTTTTGAAACTCGGCGCGGGCGTGGGCGAGATCACGCGGCGCAAACCGATCGCGACACCGATCGATGCCCCGATGCTACCGGGCTTCGAGGATCAGGCCCCGACCTGCGGCGGTTTGAGCAGCTCGACGCCGTTGATCTTCCATCCCTGA
- a CDS encoding FAD-dependent oxidoreductase, giving the protein MKVIVIGAGVIGITSALALCREGHDVTILDREGVAAGASQGNAGAFAFPGVIPVATPGIVLKAPKWLLDPLGPLSIPPRYALKLAPWLVRFWRASWRDRFEPTVAAHGALMAHSSRALEALVQRYGLESHLHREGQIDVYDSERTYRESLAFWDLAARHGVEHERLEGRNALLDRQAGLASRFEYGVFTPSWLNVFDPKIWVQTLAELFVQQGGKIEIASVEALRSDQDGAVVHAGGTEHRCDRVVLAAGAFSHRLAKTLGDHIPLETERGYNTTLPKGAFDLTTFLTFADHGFVVGRSGPGIRVGGAVELGGLELPANMKRADALLQKAKKFLPDLNTSGGRQWMGFRPSTPDCKPVISMSPSSPLVIYAFGHGHLGLTQSVGTSELVADLVLGRTPSIDLAPFAADRFSKIF; this is encoded by the coding sequence ATGAAGGTCATTGTCATCGGCGCGGGCGTTATCGGGATCACTTCGGCACTTGCCTTGTGCCGCGAGGGTCACGACGTCACGATCCTCGACCGCGAAGGTGTGGCGGCAGGGGCATCCCAAGGCAATGCGGGTGCATTCGCTTTTCCGGGGGTGATTCCCGTTGCAACGCCGGGGATCGTGCTCAAGGCCCCCAAATGGCTCCTTGACCCGCTTGGCCCTCTTTCGATCCCGCCGCGCTATGCGCTCAAACTTGCGCCGTGGCTTGTTCGGTTCTGGCGGGCCAGCTGGCGTGATAGGTTCGAGCCCACCGTTGCCGCACATGGGGCCCTGATGGCACACTCCAGCCGCGCGCTCGAAGCACTTGTCCAGCGCTACGGCCTTGAAAGCCATCTGCACCGTGAAGGCCAGATCGATGTCTATGACAGCGAGAGAACCTATCGCGAAAGCCTTGCCTTCTGGGATCTTGCGGCGCGTCACGGTGTCGAACACGAACGGCTCGAAGGACGGAATGCGTTGCTTGATCGGCAAGCGGGCCTTGCCTCCCGCTTTGAATACGGGGTTTTCACCCCGTCGTGGCTCAACGTCTTTGACCCCAAAATCTGGGTCCAGACCCTTGCCGAACTCTTTGTACAGCAGGGCGGCAAGATCGAGATCGCTTCTGTCGAGGCACTTCGCAGCGATCAGGACGGGGCGGTGGTTCATGCAGGCGGCACCGAGCATAGGTGTGATCGCGTCGTTCTAGCGGCAGGCGCCTTTTCACATCGTTTGGCCAAGACTTTGGGCGATCACATCCCGCTCGAAACGGAACGCGGTTACAATACCACACTTCCCAAAGGTGCCTTTGATCTGACGACTTTTCTGACCTTTGCCGATCACGGATTCGTCGTTGGACGGTCGGGGCCTGGCATTCGCGTGGGCGGGGCCGTCGAGCTTGGAGGTCTCGAGCTGCCCGCCAATATGAAACGCGCCGATGCCCTGCTGCAAAAAGCCAAAAAGTTCCTTCCCGATCTTAACACTTCGGGCGGACGGCAGTGGATGGGTTTTCGCCCCTCGACCCCTGACTGCAAACCCGTGATTTCCATGTCGCCTTCGTCGCCTTTGGTGATTTATGCGTTTGGTCACGGGCACTTGGGCCTTACCCAATCGGTCGGCACGTCAGAGCTTGTCGCCGATCTTGTCCTTGGTCGCACCCCTTCCATCGATCTCGCTCCGTTTGCCGCGGACCGGTTTTCCAAGATTTTCTGA
- a CDS encoding metalloregulator ArsR/SmtB family transcription factor, which produces MSISPKLALLEEYALVARALSAPARLMLLEQLAQGERGVEALADKTGLTIANCSQHLQQLRRAALVTSRRDGKAVIYRLTDAKTLALMDLLRIVAERNLAQVERILRGLSGGEDAPEPVSREDLAARIAEGSVTVLDVRPADEFAAGHIPGALNTTLAEIERIVPTLDPTAEIVAYCRGPYCVYALQAVAALRKLGLTARRLDGGLPEWREDGRQVLTGA; this is translated from the coding sequence TTGTCAATAAGCCCGAAGCTTGCCCTCTTGGAGGAATACGCACTCGTCGCGCGCGCCTTGTCAGCACCGGCGCGGCTGATGTTGCTGGAACAACTGGCGCAAGGAGAACGCGGGGTGGAGGCCTTGGCCGACAAGACGGGTCTGACCATCGCGAATTGCTCGCAACATCTGCAACAGCTCCGCCGCGCTGCACTCGTCACCAGCCGCCGCGACGGCAAGGCGGTAATCTACCGGCTGACCGATGCTAAGACACTTGCGCTGATGGACCTTCTGCGCATCGTTGCCGAGCGGAACCTCGCGCAGGTCGAACGTATCCTGCGTGGGCTTTCAGGCGGCGAAGATGCCCCCGAGCCGGTGAGCCGGGAAGACCTCGCGGCACGAATTGCCGAGGGTTCGGTGACCGTTCTCGACGTTCGTCCTGCAGATGAATTCGCCGCAGGTCACATTCCGGGCGCGCTCAACACAACACTTGCGGAGATCGAGCGGATCGTCCCGACCCTCGATCCGACCGCAGAAATCGTGGCGTATTGCAGGGGCCCTTATTGCGTCTACGCCCTCCAAGCCGTCGCCGCACTCCGCAAGCTTGGATTGACAGCCCGCCGCCTTGATGGTGGCCTGCCCGAATGGCGCGAAGACGGACGACAGGTGCTCACTGGTGCTTGA